A genomic stretch from Telopea speciosissima isolate NSW1024214 ecotype Mountain lineage chromosome 7, Tspe_v1, whole genome shotgun sequence includes:
- the LOC122668646 gene encoding uncharacterized protein LOC122668646 → MPGDDSSSTSTAILATPTAAIPAHSPYFLHSSDQPGTPLIAPILDGDNFPTWHHAMVMALEAKNKLQFLDGSLPKPASDSPDLPQWTRCNSMVRSWIVHSIVPNIAHSILWIDSARDAWLDLHDRFSQHNAPRIFEIRRSISTLNQGLDSISAYYTNMKSLRDELSSY, encoded by the coding sequence atgCCTGGAGATgattcatcttcaacctccacGGCCATACTTGCCACACCCACCGCGGCCATACCCGCTCATTCTCCATACTTCTTACACTCATCGGATCAGCCCGGCACTCCTCTCATCGCTCCCATCCTTGATGGTGACAATTTTCCGACCTGGCATCATGCTATGGTCATGGCGCTGGAGGCTAAGAACAAACTGCAGTTCCTCGATGGTTCTTTGCCTAAACCTGCTTCTGACTCTCCTGATCTCCCGCAATGGACTCGCTGCAATAGCATGGTGAGATCTTGGATTGTTCACTCCATTGTTCCTAATATTGCTCACAGCATACTATGGATCGACTCGGCTCGTGATGCCTGGCTCGATCTTCATGATCGATTTTCCCAACATAATGCACCCCGGATTTTTGAAATCCGCAGGTCCATCTCCACTTTGAATCAGGGTCTTGACTCCATTTCTGCATATTATACCAACATGAAGAGTCTTCGTGATGAGCTTTCCTCATACTGA